One Gaiella occulta genomic region harbors:
- a CDS encoding methylated-DNA--[protein]-cysteine S-methyltransferase, protein MSVPTELDRRFREAAVRAGLLDAGYDIVDSPIGPLLVAATDRGVLRISFDHEPEHHLERLARQAGPRVLRAPSRVDPVRRELDEYFAGRRRAFDLAIDLRAAPPFTERVLAELARVPFGATATYAALAARAGNPKAARAVGMIMNRNPVPIVLPCHRVVGANGSLVGYAGGLERKETLLRLEGVFL, encoded by the coding sequence ATGAGCGTTCCCACCGAGCTCGACCGCCGCTTCCGCGAGGCCGCCGTCCGCGCCGGCCTGCTCGACGCGGGCTACGACATCGTCGACAGCCCGATCGGGCCGCTCCTCGTCGCGGCGACCGACCGCGGCGTCCTGCGCATCTCGTTCGACCACGAGCCCGAGCACCACCTCGAGCGGCTCGCACGGCAGGCCGGCCCACGCGTGCTGCGCGCGCCGTCGCGCGTCGACCCGGTGCGCCGCGAGCTCGACGAGTACTTCGCCGGCCGCCGGCGCGCCTTCGACCTCGCGATCGACCTGCGCGCCGCGCCGCCCTTCACCGAGCGCGTGCTCGCCGAGCTCGCCCGCGTGCCCTTCGGCGCGACGGCGACCTACGCGGCTCTCGCCGCGCGCGCGGGCAACCCGAAGGCGGCGCGGGCGGTCGGCATGATCATGAACCGCAACCCGGTGCCGATCGTGCTGCCCTGCCACCGCGTCGTGGGCGCAAACGGCAGCCTCGTCGGCTACGCGGGTGGGCTCGAGCGCAAGGAGACGCTGCTGCGGCTCGAAGGCGTGTTCCTCTGA
- a CDS encoding RNA polymerase sigma factor: MLRGRIATAVVQPAPSGHLTRRRRAAFHVMMSAVAIPPFEVFYEAHSSEVLGLLRRRLGRDRADDAFQETFLRALRAYDRLEHGTHLRAWVLTIASRVALDAQRRATPTAELPELPHEDARPAYEDLGDLTDGLPPKERAAVVLRYGYDLAYDQIASALDSSPDAARQAASAGVRRLRKERKA, encoded by the coding sequence GTGCTTCGCGGCCGCATCGCGACGGCCGTCGTCCAGCCCGCGCCGTCCGGGCATCTCACGCGGCGCCGGCGCGCGGCGTTTCACGTGATGATGAGCGCGGTGGCCATTCCACCTTTCGAGGTCTTCTACGAGGCGCACAGCTCCGAGGTGCTGGGGCTGCTGCGCCGCAGGCTCGGACGCGACCGCGCCGACGACGCCTTCCAGGAGACGTTCCTGCGGGCGCTGCGCGCCTACGATCGGCTCGAGCACGGCACGCACCTGCGCGCCTGGGTGCTGACGATCGCCTCGCGTGTCGCGCTCGACGCGCAGCGGCGCGCAACCCCGACCGCCGAGCTGCCGGAGCTGCCGCACGAGGACGCGCGGCCCGCCTACGAGGACCTCGGCGACCTCACCGACGGGCTGCCGCCGAAGGAGCGGGCCGCCGTCGTGCTGCGCTACGGCTACGACCTCGCCTACGACCAGATCGCGTCGGCCCTCGATTCGAGCCCCGACGCCGCCCGGCAGGCCGCATCCGCCGGCGTCCGCCGCCTGCGGAAGGAGAGGAAGGCATGA
- a CDS encoding PfkB family carbohydrate kinase: MRVAVVGHVEWIRFARVERMPGEGEIAHSSGSWEQAGGGGGVAAIQLALLADEATLFTVLGDDELGRRAREELEARGVRVRAAVDPRPQRWAFVHVDEVGERTITTVGSKLRPRGHDDRLPWHELAEMDAVLFIAGDVDALCCARRAPVLTATARELDTLRRAGLQLDALVGSGEDEAERYRPGDLDPEPSLVVTTSGALGGWMQPGGPYTAAPVPAPREDAYGCGDSFMAGLTYALGAGVGPHEAVAFAARCGAAALTGRGVAPQPVAL; the protein is encoded by the coding sequence ATGCGGGTCGCCGTCGTCGGGCACGTCGAGTGGATCCGGTTCGCCCGGGTCGAGCGCATGCCCGGGGAGGGCGAGATCGCGCACTCGAGCGGGAGCTGGGAGCAGGCGGGCGGCGGCGGCGGCGTCGCCGCGATCCAGCTCGCGCTGCTGGCCGACGAGGCGACGCTGTTCACCGTGCTCGGCGACGACGAGCTGGGACGGCGGGCGCGCGAGGAGCTGGAAGCCCGCGGCGTGCGGGTGCGTGCCGCGGTCGATCCCCGCCCGCAGCGCTGGGCGTTCGTGCACGTCGACGAGGTGGGGGAGCGCACGATCACGACGGTCGGTTCGAAGCTCCGACCGCGCGGGCACGACGACCGCCTGCCCTGGCACGAGCTCGCGGAGATGGACGCGGTGCTGTTCATCGCCGGTGACGTCGACGCGCTCTGCTGCGCCCGGCGCGCGCCGGTGCTGACGGCGACCGCGCGCGAGCTCGACACGCTGCGCCGGGCCGGGCTGCAGCTCGATGCGCTCGTCGGGAGCGGGGAGGACGAGGCGGAGCGCTACCGCCCCGGCGATCTCGACCCGGAGCCGTCCCTCGTCGTGACGACCTCAGGCGCGCTCGGCGGCTGGATGCAGCCGGGCGGCCCGTACACGGCCGCGCCCGTGCCGGCCCCGCGCGAGGATGCCTACGGCTGCGGAGACTCGTTCATGGCCGGGCTCACCTACGCGCTCGGCGCCGGTGTCGGCCCCCACGAGGCCGTCGCCTTCGCGGCCCGCTGCGGCGCGGCCGCGTTGACGGGCCGTGGCGTCGCGCCGCAGCCCGTCGCGCTGTAG
- the mraZ gene encoding division/cell wall cluster transcriptional repressor MraZ — MFFGEYEHAIDDKSRLTLPARFRDAMAGGVVLAKGLDGSVDVYPRATWEMNVVERIGRLDPLLPDTRLLQRHFFGGASEDTPDKQGRVHLPAALVRHGKLAKEVTVVGNYDHLEIWDRAAWAERLERIEGSADNVAQRLAEQHG; from the coding sequence ATGTTCTTCGGCGAGTACGAGCACGCGATCGACGACAAGAGCCGGCTCACGCTGCCGGCTCGCTTCCGTGACGCGATGGCAGGCGGGGTCGTCCTCGCGAAGGGCCTCGACGGCAGCGTCGACGTCTACCCGCGGGCGACGTGGGAGATGAACGTCGTCGAGCGCATCGGCCGTCTCGACCCGCTGCTCCCGGACACCAGGCTGCTGCAGCGCCACTTCTTCGGCGGCGCCTCGGAGGACACGCCCGACAAGCAGGGACGGGTGCACCTGCCGGCCGCGCTCGTGCGCCACGGCAAGCTCGCGAAGGAGGTGACGGTGGTCGGGAACTACGACCACCTCGAGATCTGGGATCGCGCCGCCTGGGCGGAGCGACTGGAGAGGATCGAAGGGAGCGCGGACAATGTTGCCCAACGTCTTGCCGAGCAACACGGCTGA
- the rsmH gene encoding 16S rRNA (cytosine(1402)-N(4))-methyltransferase RsmH, protein MPSNTADHTPVLADAVRALLAVKPGETVVDATFGAGGHARLLADDLHGRGKLVAIDRDPSVKPYFDRLKARTGADLRFLRGDFAIVLSQLAANGVKADAILLDIGVSSMQIDRPERGFSYATDAPLDMRMDPSAEVTAATIVNTWDERELATIFRRYGEERFAAPIAGAIVQRRARQAFFRTADLVDVIKAAIPTPARFGEGHPAKRVFQALRIAVNDELGQLEAALPAALEMLRPGGRIAVISFHSLEDRIVKQFFAARAKGCTCPPDFPICVCGKEPQLRVLTRKPVRPSAHERDDNPRSASSRLRAALKV, encoded by the coding sequence TTGCCGAGCAACACGGCTGATCACACCCCCGTCCTCGCGGACGCGGTGCGCGCCCTGCTCGCCGTGAAGCCCGGCGAGACGGTCGTCGATGCCACGTTCGGCGCGGGAGGGCACGCGCGCCTGCTCGCCGACGACCTCCACGGCCGCGGCAAGCTCGTGGCGATCGACCGCGACCCGAGCGTCAAGCCCTACTTCGACCGCCTCAAGGCACGGACCGGCGCCGACCTGCGCTTCCTGCGCGGCGACTTCGCCATCGTGCTCAGCCAGCTCGCCGCCAACGGCGTCAAGGCCGACGCGATCCTGCTCGACATCGGCGTCTCGTCGATGCAGATCGATCGTCCCGAGCGCGGCTTCTCGTACGCCACCGACGCGCCGCTCGACATGCGCATGGACCCCTCCGCCGAGGTGACGGCGGCGACGATCGTCAACACCTGGGACGAGCGCGAGCTCGCCACGATCTTCCGGCGCTACGGCGAAGAGCGCTTCGCCGCGCCGATCGCAGGCGCGATCGTGCAGCGGCGCGCGCGGCAGGCGTTCTTCCGCACCGCCGACCTCGTCGACGTGATCAAGGCGGCGATCCCGACGCCGGCCCGCTTCGGCGAGGGCCACCCGGCCAAGCGCGTCTTCCAGGCGCTGCGGATCGCCGTCAACGACGAGCTCGGACAGCTCGAAGCCGCGCTTCCCGCCGCGCTGGAGATGCTCCGTCCCGGCGGGCGCATCGCGGTGATCAGCTTCCACTCGCTGGAGGACCGCATCGTCAAGCAGTTCTTCGCCGCGCGCGCGAAGGGCTGCACCTGTCCGCCCGACTTCCCGATCTGCGTGTGCGGGAAGGAGCCGCAGCTGCGCGTGCTCACCCGCAAGCCGGTGCGGCCGTCGGCGCACGAGCGCGACGACAATCCCCGCTCCGCGTCGTCGCGGCTACGCGCCGCGCTGAAGGTCTGA
- a CDS encoding peptidoglycan D,D-transpeptidase FtsI family protein, producing the protein MSERIANRRIRLLVVCFALVFAVSLGRAVWVQALQHDRLAAMASTQRRETIEIPAGRGTIYDRTGEPLAIGEQATTVYADPRNIADAQKAASVVGRTLGLDPSKLYQSLKDRSKGFVYVQRKADPAKAEALTKRDIPGLGFYPEELRAYPQGTVAAHVLGFAGTDNRGLDGLERALDKTLSGRAGSETIVKDPFGRAIDVVTSRPERAGRNVTLTIDHQIQANAEQVLAATVKRFKARGAAAIVMDPRTGAILAMANYPTFDANAFGKASPEARRNRAVTDAYEPGSTFKIVTIAAALEDNVVTPASKFTLAPTIRVADRVIHEAESRGTERMTVKEILSKSSNVGTITIAQLLGAGELSSWIDRFGFGKPTGIDYPGESRGLVLPLEQWSGSTIGTVPIGQGIAVTPLQMVSAYATIGNGGVRRTPYLVEKVGSRKARVPAGRRVVSTATAQRMMAMFRGVVVEGTGTEAAVPGYTVAGKTGTAQKAERGRYVRKYVASFVGLVPAKKPRLAILVMVDEPRGNIYGGVVAAPAFRDIARFDLQYLEVLPDAPETKPALTAAAGPPNQ; encoded by the coding sequence ATGAGCGAACGGATCGCGAACCGCCGCATCCGCCTGCTCGTCGTCTGCTTCGCCCTCGTCTTCGCCGTCAGCCTCGGCCGCGCCGTCTGGGTGCAGGCGCTGCAGCACGACCGCCTCGCGGCGATGGCCTCGACCCAGCGCCGCGAGACGATCGAGATCCCCGCCGGCCGCGGCACCATCTACGACCGCACGGGCGAGCCGCTCGCAATCGGCGAGCAGGCGACGACGGTGTACGCCGACCCGCGAAACATCGCCGACGCCCAGAAGGCGGCGAGCGTGGTCGGGCGGACGCTCGGGCTCGACCCGTCCAAGCTGTACCAGTCGCTCAAGGATCGCTCGAAGGGATTCGTCTACGTGCAGCGCAAGGCCGACCCCGCCAAGGCCGAGGCGCTGACGAAGCGCGACATCCCCGGCCTCGGCTTCTATCCGGAGGAGCTTCGCGCGTACCCGCAGGGCACCGTCGCCGCGCATGTGCTCGGCTTCGCCGGCACCGACAACCGCGGGCTCGACGGGCTCGAACGCGCGCTCGACAAGACGCTCTCCGGTCGCGCCGGCTCCGAGACGATCGTCAAGGATCCGTTCGGGCGGGCGATCGACGTCGTCACCTCCCGCCCCGAGCGTGCCGGCCGCAACGTCACGCTGACGATCGACCACCAGATCCAGGCAAACGCCGAACAGGTGCTCGCCGCGACGGTCAAGCGGTTCAAGGCCAGGGGCGCGGCGGCGATCGTGATGGATCCGCGCACCGGCGCGATCCTTGCGATGGCGAACTACCCGACGTTCGACGCCAACGCGTTCGGCAAGGCCTCACCCGAGGCGCGCCGCAACCGCGCCGTCACGGACGCGTACGAGCCCGGCTCGACGTTCAAGATCGTGACGATCGCCGCCGCGCTCGAGGACAACGTCGTCACGCCGGCGTCCAAATTCACGCTCGCGCCGACGATCAGGGTCGCCGACCGCGTCATCCACGAGGCCGAGTCACGTGGCACGGAGCGCATGACCGTGAAGGAGATCCTCTCGAAATCGTCCAACGTCGGCACGATCACGATCGCGCAGCTGCTCGGCGCGGGCGAGCTGTCGAGCTGGATCGACCGCTTCGGCTTCGGCAAGCCGACCGGCATCGACTACCCCGGTGAGAGCCGCGGGCTCGTGCTCCCGCTCGAGCAGTGGTCCGGGTCGACGATCGGCACGGTGCCGATCGGGCAGGGCATCGCCGTGACACCGCTGCAGATGGTGTCGGCCTACGCGACGATCGGAAACGGCGGCGTCCGGCGCACGCCGTACCTCGTCGAGAAGGTCGGCAGCCGCAAGGCGCGCGTGCCCGCCGGGCGCCGCGTCGTCTCGACCGCTACCGCGCAGCGGATGATGGCGATGTTCCGCGGCGTGGTCGTCGAGGGCACCGGTACCGAGGCCGCAGTTCCCGGCTACACCGTGGCGGGGAAGACGGGTACCGCGCAGAAGGCGGAAAGAGGGCGCTACGTGCGCAAGTACGTGGCCTCCTTCGTCGGTCTCGTGCCCGCGAAGAAGCCGCGCCTCGCGATCCTCGTGATGGTCGACGAGCCGCGCGGGAACATCTACGGCGGCGTCGTCGCCGCACCGGCTTTCCGCGACATCGCGCGCTTCGACCTCCAGTACCTCGAAGTGCTGCCGGATGCGCCGGAGACGAAGCCCGCGCTCACCGCGGCCGCCGGTCCTCCGAACCAGTGA
- a CDS encoding UDP-N-acetylmuramoyl-L-alanyl-D-glutamate--2,6-diaminopimelate ligase, which translates to MDLAAMIRALAPGEVAAGRDVEIADLCYDSRRALPGSLFFCVPGAHVDGHDSAGEAVAAGAVALVVERLLDLDVPQLLVEDARVAMAVAADVFFGEPTRELEVAGVTGTNGKTTTAFLLRSVLAAAGRRPGLVGTVAWEVGGERRAAPHTTPEAIDLQRLFREMLDAGDRSVSLEASSHGSVLHRLDRVRFDALVFTNLSQDHLDLHGSMEDYYQAKRRLFTGAQPPPAAVNVGNEHGRRLALELAEAHRAPLVTFAVSEAADVRPEGLVLDARGSRFTAAGVEIETPLRGRFNVENVLGAIAAGLLLDIADDVIARGIAAMTGVPGRFEAVDEQQPFAVIVDYAHTPDSLDIVLQAARDLGDGRVICVFGAGGDRDRGKRPLMGRIARARADVAIVTSDNPRSEDPLAIIEDILQGAGTDVEVDPDRRAAVQRAIALAEPGDVVVIAGKGHEQGQDVGGVVTPFDDREVAREALRERGWASA; encoded by the coding sequence GTGGATCTCGCCGCGATGATCCGAGCGCTCGCGCCCGGCGAGGTGGCCGCCGGCCGCGACGTCGAGATCGCCGACCTCTGCTACGACTCCCGCCGCGCGCTGCCCGGGTCGCTCTTCTTCTGCGTGCCCGGGGCCCACGTCGACGGCCACGATTCGGCCGGCGAGGCGGTCGCGGCCGGCGCCGTCGCCCTCGTCGTCGAGCGGCTGCTCGACCTCGACGTGCCGCAGCTGCTGGTCGAGGACGCCCGCGTCGCGATGGCGGTCGCGGCCGACGTCTTCTTCGGGGAGCCCACGCGCGAGCTCGAGGTTGCCGGCGTCACCGGCACGAACGGCAAGACGACGACCGCCTTCCTCCTCCGCTCCGTGCTCGCGGCCGCAGGTCGCCGGCCGGGGCTCGTCGGAACGGTCGCATGGGAGGTGGGCGGCGAGCGCCGCGCCGCGCCCCACACGACGCCGGAGGCGATCGACCTGCAGCGACTCTTCCGCGAGATGCTCGACGCCGGCGACCGCAGCGTCTCGCTGGAGGCATCCTCCCACGGCTCCGTCCTGCACCGGCTCGACCGCGTCCGCTTCGACGCGCTCGTGTTCACGAACCTGTCGCAGGATCATCTCGACCTGCACGGATCGATGGAGGACTACTACCAGGCGAAGCGACGCCTGTTCACGGGAGCGCAGCCGCCGCCGGCGGCCGTCAACGTCGGCAACGAGCACGGCCGCCGCCTCGCCCTCGAGCTCGCCGAGGCGCACCGCGCGCCGCTCGTCACGTTCGCTGTCAGCGAAGCGGCGGATGTGCGCCCCGAAGGCCTCGTGCTCGATGCGCGGGGCAGCCGCTTCACCGCGGCCGGCGTCGAGATCGAGACGCCGCTGCGCGGCCGCTTCAACGTCGAGAACGTGCTCGGTGCGATCGCCGCCGGGCTCCTGCTCGACATCGCCGACGACGTGATCGCTCGCGGGATCGCCGCGATGACCGGCGTGCCGGGCCGCTTCGAGGCGGTCGACGAGCAGCAGCCGTTCGCGGTCATCGTCGACTACGCGCACACCCCCGACTCGCTCGACATCGTCCTGCAGGCGGCGCGCGACCTGGGCGACGGCAGGGTGATCTGCGTGTTCGGCGCGGGTGGCGACCGCGATCGCGGGAAGCGGCCGCTGATGGGCAGGATCGCCCGCGCGCGCGCCGACGTCGCCATCGTGACCTCGGACAACCCTCGCAGCGAGGATCCGCTGGCGATCATCGAGGACATCCTGCAGGGGGCCGGCACGGACGTGGAGGTCGACCCCGACCGCCGCGCCGCCGTCCAGCGGGCGATCGCCCTCGCCGAGCCGGGAGACGTCGTCGTGATCGCCGGCAAGGGACACGAGCAGGGCCAGGACGTCGGCGGCGTCGTGACGCCCTTCGACGACCGCGAGGTCGCGCGCGAGGCGCTGCGGGAGCGAGGCTGGGCGTCCGCGTGA
- a CDS encoding UDP-N-acetylmuramoyl-tripeptide--D-alanyl-D-alanine ligase, with translation MIPVAWDEVAALELGALEGGGTITGITADSRLAGPGDLFVALNSGVAYVGEARARGASTLVPDDQHAALAALASLVRGKSPARIVAVVGSTGKTSTKDILGALCAAVTPTVWADASQNNEIGLPLTVCRLEVETRVLVTEMGMRGLGQVGDLCAIARPHVAVVTSIGPEHLELVGSIENVARANAEAIAALPPGGVAVVPADAPQLEPFLGRTDIEIRRFDRSAANLDGGAWRFALPGRDLVLELPFRSRHMAENALAALTAYDALGLPLGRAQEGASRIVLSRWRGEETSLPGGGMVVNDAYNANPTSMHAALVDLAERAGGRRRVAILGEMAELGDDADRYHREIGALVARIGIHVLVAVGENARGYLQPGVDEMHWIPNVEAFDTVVGVLRPGDAVLVKGSRAVGLEGIPARIEKLGRTWFAS, from the coding sequence GTGATCCCGGTCGCATGGGACGAGGTCGCCGCGCTCGAGCTCGGCGCCCTCGAAGGAGGCGGCACGATCACCGGGATCACGGCAGACTCGCGTCTCGCCGGCCCGGGAGACCTCTTCGTCGCGCTCAACAGCGGCGTCGCCTACGTCGGCGAGGCCCGCGCGCGCGGCGCGTCGACGCTCGTCCCCGACGACCAGCACGCCGCGCTCGCGGCGCTCGCCTCGCTCGTGCGCGGGAAGAGCCCCGCCCGTATCGTCGCCGTCGTCGGCTCCACCGGCAAGACGTCGACGAAGGACATCCTGGGAGCGCTGTGCGCCGCCGTCACGCCCACCGTCTGGGCGGACGCGAGCCAGAACAACGAGATCGGCCTGCCGCTCACCGTCTGCCGGCTCGAGGTCGAGACGCGCGTGCTCGTGACCGAGATGGGCATGCGCGGGCTCGGCCAGGTCGGCGATCTCTGCGCGATCGCCCGTCCGCACGTCGCGGTCGTCACCTCGATCGGGCCCGAGCATCTCGAGCTCGTCGGCTCGATCGAGAACGTGGCACGCGCGAATGCCGAGGCGATCGCCGCGCTTCCCCCCGGGGGCGTCGCCGTCGTCCCCGCCGACGCACCGCAGCTGGAGCCGTTCCTCGGCCGAACGGACATCGAGATCCGCCGCTTCGACCGCTCTGCCGCGAACCTCGACGGCGGCGCCTGGCGCTTCGCGCTTCCCGGGCGGGATCTCGTCCTCGAGCTTCCGTTCCGCTCACGCCACATGGCGGAGAATGCGCTCGCGGCCCTCACCGCCTACGACGCGCTCGGCCTCCCGCTCGGGCGCGCACAGGAGGGAGCATCGCGGATCGTGCTGTCCCGCTGGCGCGGGGAGGAGACGTCGCTCCCGGGGGGAGGCATGGTCGTCAACGACGCCTACAACGCCAACCCCACGTCGATGCACGCCGCGCTCGTCGACCTCGCGGAACGTGCCGGCGGGCGTCGGCGCGTCGCGATCCTCGGCGAGATGGCCGAGCTCGGCGACGACGCCGACCGCTACCACCGTGAGATCGGCGCGCTCGTCGCGCGGATCGGCATCCACGTGCTCGTCGCCGTCGGCGAGAACGCGCGCGGCTACCTGCAGCCGGGCGTCGACGAGATGCATTGGATCCCGAACGTCGAAGCGTTCGACACCGTCGTGGGAGTCCTGCGGCCGGGCGACGCGGTGCTCGTCAAGGGCTCGCGCGCCGTCGGGCTCGAAGGCATCCCGGCCCGCATCGAGAAACTCGGCAGGACATGGTTCGCGTCCTGA